In the Pan paniscus chromosome 19, NHGRI_mPanPan1-v2.0_pri, whole genome shotgun sequence genome, CCCTTTATCTAGGCCCTCAGGGACAGGCACGCCCAGAATGGCCGATCTCAGCATCACATAGTCGCGGATGTCTGAGGGGATGAAGATATACTGCAGGTCCTGTCAGAATAGAGACAATGAGCCCGGAGGGGAACCAGGACATGTTTAGCTCCTCAGTGTGGACAGCCCTCCACCCAACCTTGCCCCCTGAGCCGACTGGAGAATTTCCCTTAAATACCTTTCATTCCCACCCAGAGGTGCTGTACTGGTTTCAATGTAGGTCCACAAATCCTCTAATGCTCCTTCAGGAGGTGGCACCCAATTGCCATCCCCTGGAGTATGGGCTGGACTTAGCGACTCATGCACAGGATTTTTGTGATAAAGAGGAAAGTGATGGTGTGTGGCTTAGAgactaggtcataaaaggcaCTGTGGCTTCCTTTACGTTCTCAGATCACTCACTCTGGATGAAGTTAGCTGCCATGTCGTGAGGATACTCAAATAGCCTACAGGGGGCCCAAGTGGCAAGGGCCTGTGAGACGTCATCTTGATGTCAGCTCCAGTCAAGCTTTTGGGTCTCTCAGATGATGCAGCCCATCACCTGCACCTGAGCCAAAACCTCCCACTAAGCTCcccccaaattcctgacccattGAAACCACAAGATAGtcaatatttgttgtttaaagcCACCAAGTTTTGAGATCATTTGTTACACAGTAATAGATAACTCGTACATGTACTGTGGCTACGCTGAAactaaggccaggcgcagtggctcatgcctataatcccaacactttgggtggccgaggcagatggatcatttgaggtcaggagttcaagaccagcctggccaacatggtgaaaccccatctccactaaaaatacaaaaattagccaggcgtggtggtgtgtgcctgtaatcccagcttcttgagaggctgaggcaggagaatcgcttgaacccaggaggcagacgttgcagtgagctgagattgcaccattgcactccagcctgggtgacagagtgagactccgtctcaaaacaaaacaaaagtctaAAGCTGCTCTATTTTGTTCCACTTCACAGAAGAGAGGTTCTAGTGTGAGGACTCAGTGTGGTGTAGACACTATGGTAGGACACTCCTTAAGCCCCTGGTCAGGGGAGGAAGCTTCTAGAAACCCAACTCAGCTTCCTCCGGCGCTGCAGATCCCCTTTTCCTGAGATCCCCTAACCCTGTGGCTGTGGCACCCACAGCCCCTGAGGAGGGAAGCTTTGAGTTACGGCCTTTGGGTGTGGGTGGAGGAACCTGGAGGCCAGCAGGTAGGGCCAGATGCTGGCTCGCATGCAGTGGCTGCCACCTGGGACACGTCCCTCAGTGTCTCTGACCCTCAATTTCTCACACAGGGCTATTGTGAGATTTCAAGAGGCCACACATCATTCTTCCAGGGGCCAGTGTGGGGAAATGGAAACAACCCCAGCGCTGGGGTCAGAGGGTCCTAGATCTAGATGGttccagctgggtgaccttggacatGTTCCTGAACCTCTCAGCGTCCCTGCTTTGTCATCTGGAAATGGGTACACGGGTCCCACTCAGGGCTGCTGTGGTGACCGTGTGTGTGCCCTGTAACATGCTGGGAGGAGGAACTCCATAAATCCCCTTCCCCTGGGAGTCTGAGCTCCCCAAAGAATGCCAGCTCTCGAGGTGGGGGGTACTCTGGGTGCAAATCCTGACCCTACCGCTGACTCACTGAATGAAAGGCACCAGGCTTTTATCCCCGCACCAGTAAAACCATGGGTTGCACGGTCTCTGTAAAGTGCCTGGCAAGTCACAAGCGTTGGGTAAATGCTGGCCATTCGCATCCCATGCTGCAGAGGAGTCCTGTGACGCCTGAATCAGCAGGGAGTCCGGGACCAGATCCCCCCTCACCTTCAGTGGCCGTATCTTGCATCCAGAGTCCTGGCACCCCCTCAGCATCCACTGGACCAGGGTGTGTGAGCCCTGTGGCCCCCACTGAGGGGACTCCAGGAACAATGGTGCCATTGTCAACCACAATGGCATGCCCGCCAGAGGCCTCACCTGTCCTTGTGGCACGGAGGTAAAGCCCAGGTTCCAGTAGGAGACGAGGGAGTTCTTCATCGTGTTCACAGTGAAACCGTAGAAGGAAGTCTTGGTGCCCACATCGCGCTCGAAGCCTTTGATCACAGCTCCATTGAGTCTGGTTGGCACAGAGGCCGGTCAGTGTCTGCGGTTACACCAGGCCGTCTGTTCTGCTTCCATCTCCACGGCTCTGCATGGCCTATCCCCCTGCTTCTGTACGACCACTCCCTTCTGCCCATGGCAGTACCAGTGCCCAGTTGTCAACCAGACCCCCACTCCTCCAGACCTCAAGGGGTGACGCCCTGTGAGTGGGTAGAGCTGGCCCTGGCGGCTGCTTCCTCCTGGGTCCCCTGCATGGGCACCCATGCTCCGTCCTCAGGGCCTACTGTTTGTTTTTGCCTTGTCCATGCCCGTGTGCTGGTCACAACTGCTGAGCCGCCCAGGCCACTGCTGCCATAGCCCACCGCCCCTGGGGGAGACACCCCCACCCTCCAGGCAACTCTCCCTcccgcccctccccagcccctaccCCTCATACCTGAATACATAGTCATGGGCATCGATGTTGGGACCCTGGCGGGACCCATTCAGAATGCCTCCGTTGCCCACCACGGCACACCGGATACACTTTGGAGGGGTGTCCCTGGGCGGGGCCAACAGCTTGGCACTCTCTGAGCCGTTCAGAAGGCTCAGGGTGGAGGCGATGACTGTGGGTACAGATGGGGAGCAGCCATGAGGAGGGCTGGCATCGGGGGCACCTGGGGCCTTCCCTAGGCTGGTTCTGGTGCCCCATCTCCCCTGAGGCCTGACCCTAGTCCCTCCCAAGAAGCAcagagggtgggaggggaaggagaTGTCTGTGGGGGGAGAACTGAAAAGCTGACAGTGGAAGAGGGGGCTTGGCGGCCTTCACTTGTCTTAAGAACTTGAATAACTTATCTTCTTAAGACTAGTGCTAGAGAAGTGAGCTCAGGGCTTAAAAAagactgggctgggcacggtggctcacacctgtaataccagaactttggaagggtgaggtgggcgaatcacttgaggccaggagttcgagaccagcctgggcaacatggtgaaaccatgtctctattaaaaatacaaaaattagccaggcgtggtggtgcatgcctaatcccagctacttgggaggctgaggcacaagaatcacttgaacccgggaggcggaggttgtagtgagctgagattgtgccattgcactccagcctgagtgacagagcgagactccgtctcaaaaataaaaaagactgtatattgcaaaagaaaagaatCGGAGGCCTGTGGGGGTTTGGGTGCAGGTATAATGTAGAGGGGGCTCTGGGCCTGCAGTGTGAGGGTTCCTGCAGCAGCAACTGTGAGTGAGGTGGTTTGAGGCCCCACAGCCTCTGTCCTTGGCCACCATTGGACGCTGCAGCCTTTCTTGCCAGGGAGGCCCCAGGACGGTGAGGCCCACTGGCGGGGGCAGCCCCATGACTCTCACTGACCCCTGGGTGCTTGGACGGAggagggaggtgaggcaggagttGCATAGCTGGGGCTtctgggaggagagagggggtCAGGGAGACCTGGCATCACCAGTGCTATGAGGGCAGAGAGGCCTGGCCTACTTCAGGGCAAAgagcaggaagctgaggcagaaggcaggtgagagaCGGCGGGCGCGGGTTACCTTGGTGAGAGAGCCCCCGCCAGCCATACGGGGCTTTGTGTTGGCTCAGGCGGTCCCAGAGCGCTGGGGTGAAGAGGTCCCCCCACAGCAGCACTGGAATGGAGAGATTGAACAGGCCACGGAAGTGGGGGTGCCGCTGAATGGCCAGGTGAAGCAGGTGTCGGCAGGCCTGGCCCTGTGGGTGGGAAGGTGAGGGCTGAGCCCCGTtaggtgggggctggggtgggtggggccCTGCAGACGCTGCAGGGGAGTTGTGAGTTGTGAGGGAAGGCCTGTCCTGTCCCCTCCAGATTGGGGTCatccttgcattttttttttctttttttgagacagaatctcgctctgtcgcccaggctggagtgcagtggccccatctcggctcactgcaagctccgtctcccgggttcacgccgttctcctgcctcagcctcccgagtagctgggtctacaggcgccggccaccacgcccggctgtatttttagtagagacggggtttcaccatgttagccagggtggtcttgatctcctgacctcgtgatccacccgcctcggcctcccaaagtgctgggattacaggcgtgagccaccgcgcctggcccatcctTGCATTTTTGAACTGAGCTGGCAGCTAGGGGGTCTGGGAACTTTCTGGATTTAGCCTGCCCAGCTCTTCCTCTCCCAGAGGCCACGTCCCCTTGGCCTGGTGGTTCTGGCCTCACACTCCTTCATCTCACGCTTGAGCAAACTCTGGGGCATTTTCTGATGCATGGGTCTGACCTGCCTGCCCTTTGGTGGAGTAGTTTCAGCCTGGGCTGAGCTGAGGCTGTCACCCTGGATGCAAAACCCTAACCCTACTGGTACTCGCTGTATAATTTGTGTGTGAACAGGCTGCCAGGAAGATCTGTGATAGTCTTTCTTTCCAGTGGTGCCTTTAGGGAGTGGaagtgtcctcccaaaattcattaCCCAGAGCCTTGGAATGTGACCTTAGTTGGAACTAGGGTCTTTGGAGATGGAATTAGGAGGAGGTCATATAGGGTGAGGTCAGGCCCTAACTAGCATCTGTGGAAAGAGGCCGGGTGATGATGAAGCAGGGATCTGTGCGATGCACCACAAGCCAAAGAGCAGTGGAGCCGCCAGAGCTGGGGAAAGGCGGGGGAGGCTTTCTTCGAGCCTTCGGAGGGAGCGtggccctgccagcaccttgattctGGGCTTctgggctccagaactgtgacgaTTCAATTTCTGTGGATCGAAGCCCCCCAGGCTGTGATCATTTGTTCCAGCAGCCACGGGGAAGGAACACAGCACCTCTGTACTTGTGGGCCTCGAGGGAGGGTGAGGTCAGGAAACAGGCCCCAGCCTTGTCTGCCCGTGACCCCACAAGTTCAGAATCGCACACAGTCATGGCCTGGGTGGGCCTTCTATTACTCCTGAATGGCGCTCTTTGTTAAGCCATTGGTTTGATCAAAAGACAAAGCAGGAAATAGCTGTACAGTAATTTCTGCTATAATGCAACTTATGAGTGGCTAAATATCACCATGCTATGCAAAGCTATGCAATCATGATCATGGggcagctgggcatgggggctcacccCTCTaatgccagcgctttgggaggtcaaggcgggaggataacttgaggccaggagtttccaGATTAGCTTGgtcaacataacgagaccccatgtctgcaaaaaaatgttttttcattagccaggcatggtggcccagacctgtggtcccagctacttgggaaactgaggtgggaggattgcttgaacctgggagattgaggctgcagtgagctactgagactgcactccagcctgggcaacagagtgagaccccatctgaaaaacaaaacaaaacaacaatagcaAAACGAAAAACCACGGGCCTATGAGAAAATGGGATGAGTGACATAACACTGAAACGCTGTCAGGAATGCATAAAACCAAAGATACAAATCGAAGAAAGACAGAAGCACAGTTTTACTGATGTCCCGTGGTTAAAGAATACTTGAGATTGATGTGGAAGTGGGTGTGGAAGTGGGTGTCGGAAGGGGGCAGTTTGTGTGATATTGTGAAATGGTGGAAAGAAGTTGTCTGAAATCGGAGGGAATTGTGCCACCAGACTCACTAGGGCAGGTGAACCCATAACACACTCGGTGAAGCTGATGGAGATTTCAGGTGCGCATGTGTGTACTTTTTGTGTATTCCTACATGGCTCTGCTGAGTTGGGTGTGGTTTCTATGTTAACCTAGAGTTTTCACTGACAAAACCactcaaaaaaaaatccaggccaggcacggtggctcatgcctataatcccagcactttgggaagcagaggtgggtggatcacctaagttcaggggtttgagaccagcctgagcaacgtggtgaaaccccgtctgtactaaaaatacaaaattagcctggcgtggtggcacatccctgtaattccagctacttggggggctgaggcacaagaattgcttgaacgtgggaggcggaggttgcagtgagccaagatggtgccattgcactccagcctgggcaacaagagcgaaactccatctcaaaaaaaaaaaaaaaaaaatgcaaaatgtgatGCTCAGATTGTTTCCTAATATGTCAATCTTGTTGGAACAAattaacaaattcttttttttctttctttttttttttgagacggaatttcgctcttgttgcccaggctggagtacaatggcatgatctcagctcactgcaacctccacctcccaggttcaagcgattctcctgccttagcctcccaagtagctgggattacaggcgcctgccaccatgcctggctaattttttgtattttttgtagagacagggtttcaccatattgaccaggctggtctcgaactcctgatctcaggtgatccacccacctcagcctcccaaaagtgctgggattacaggcatgagccactgcgcctggccgttttTGCCTTCTTATATGTGTCCAAAAGCCACCTCAGACCCTTTGTTTTAGACCAGGTGGGGACATACGTCAATTAGCATCGAACAGCTCAAGGCTCAAGGTGGAAAAGAGTTTAGGAAGCTTGAAGATGACCTGGTCCAAGCACTCCTAAGGTGCTCAAGGCCTCTCTTCAGCCTGCCGGCCAAGTGTCCATTggcctctgtattttttttttttttggagacggagtcttgctctgtcactcacagtggagtgcagtggcacaatctcagctcactgcaacctccgtctcctgggttcaagcaattctgcctcagtctcccaagtagctgggattacaggagcccgccaccatgcctggctaattttttgtattttagtagagacggggtttcactgtgttgcccaggctggtcttgaactcctgaactcaggcaatctgcccacctcggccccccaaagtgctgggattacgggtgtgagccaccacatccagcggCCTCTGTTCCTAAGACAGGGCCTCCATCACCTGCCCGGGCTACTTGCTGTGTCTCTGAACAGCTTGGCTGTCGCTAAGCTCTAGCATGCAGTGAAATCTTTCTCCTGGAGGCCCCAGTCAGCATGTCCCATTTTAGTCTCTTGGGCATGGAAAACACCTCTTAAGCCTGTATTAATCCAGAACAACACAGTCATCATCCTGCTTATCGGCAGCACATGGAGCcagggtggggtggagtgggatgGGGTTGGGGAGGTTGTATCGCGCAGTGGTTCTGAGCCAGGTTCTAGACAAGAGGCTCAAACTCCAGGACTACCTCTTACTACCTAAGCGGGGTACTTAACTTCTTGATGCCTCATTTTGCTCATTTGTAAGGGCCACGTTCTAGGGTTGCTGCGAGGCTTCCGTGAGAGAACGCAGGTAAAGTCCCAAAATTAATGCTGTCTGTTACTTAAGGTTATGAGGCAGGGCCCTGAAGCTTCTCAAACCTTCTGGGCAAGCAAGGGCATCTTTTCAGAGCTTGGAGTTTGCTCCAGGGTGAGCAGTTTAAATGTGACTTTTATAGGAAGTAGATATTTTGAGGAGTAGAATATAAAATTCACAGGACTATTTAAGATACAATCTTAAGACTCCGAAGAACTGTTCAGCTGGCTACACCCCATGAGTACATATTTATTCATCCTTCTCTGCTGTTGGGCCACAAGAAACCCTATTGGTCAGGTCTGAGAGGCCCTGAAGGGACGGATGCTCAGCTGTAACTTAGGGCGTTCCAAAGAGCTCCTGCCCAGCAATCTCATGAGAGTGTTCTCGTTtgctcttcttccctcctccccactaaTTTGAGGGTGCTCAAAACTGCCACGGGGTAGTCAACCACTCTACCTTTCCTGTCCAAGAATTCGATGGCTTGGATTGAAAGAATGCTTCAAATGATGTGGTGTCCCTGggggaaaaagcagaaaaaagcaggggtcagCAGCTCTGACCTACCCCTTGGAAGCTTTTGGACTGACCAACCCCCTTAGCTCTAGGGGCGGACAAAGTCTGTCTGTGCCcatcgtggtggctcacatctgtaatcccagtgctttgggaggctgaggtgggaggatcgcttgggaccaggggttggagaccaacccggccaacatagcgagacctcatgtttaccaaattaaaaaaattagctgggcatggtggcaggcgcctgtagtcccagctgctcaggaggctgaggcagcaagattgtttgagaccaggggccaaggctgcagtgaacgtgATTGTGCCACcggactccagcctaggtgacagtgagaccttgtctcaaaaaaaaaaaaaaaaaagtttgtttgttcttttgattttttcacTTCTGtactcttattctttttttttttttgagagggagttttgctcttgtcacccaggctggagtacagtggtgcaatctcggctcactgcaacctctgcctcctgggttcaagtgattctcctgcctcaggctcctgagtagctgggattacaggcatgcgccaccacacccagctaattttgtatttttagtagagatggggtttttccatgttggtcaggctggtctcgaactcccgacttcaggtgatctgcccaccttggccttccaaagtgctgggattacaggcgtaagccactgcgcccagctctgtGCTCTTATTCTTGCTATGTCTCTCTTTAGGCACACAGGATACTGTCACTTTCTTATGTTTTGCCTCACTGTGTAAACTCAGAGATCAAGGCATCCCTCAGCAAGTGGCAGAAATGTGGAGTTTATAGGAACAGTGAGATGGTggcttaaaatatatgaaaatagaaaagattGCCAGCCACCTGGAACTGTGACCATCTGAAGGATCTCCCTGACAGGGCCCCAGAGGCAGGCATTAGGTCTGAGATGACTGGGCCTTCCTTCCCCTTTGTGTGGGTCACGCCCACCACTCCTGAAGTACAATCCTGGTTACGGTTATGgctcttgctatggtttgaatgagtcccccaaagtttatgtgttggaaactgaatccccaatgcaacagtgttgagagatgagacctttaagaggtgattaggtcacttgggctctgccttcatgaatggattaatttgGTTATTGCaagagtgggttagttattgtgGAGTGGGTTCCTGATACAAGGATGAATCCAGCCTCTCTTCTCTGGAGCATACGTGCTCTCTTGTCTTTCTGCCTTCCAGCtatgaggatgcagcaagaaggccctctcCAGACACAGACCCCATGAcctgggacttcccagcctccagaaccataagaggTAACTCTCTGTTTTTTGTAAATGATCCAACTCAGGTGTTCTgtgatagcagcacaaaacagactaagacagctcTGAAACCTCACTTCCTGGGTTTGCAACCTGTCTCCACCACTTggctgctgtgtgatcttgggcagttGCTGAACTTCTCAGAACCTCAGTCTCTGCATTTATACAATAGGGATAATCATATTGAGCTCCTTTGATTGTTAGGAGGGTTCAAACAGAGAGTGTATGTTAGCACATATAAAAAGTGTCCTCtaggtggccaggcacggtggctcatgcctgtaatcccagtactttgggagaccgaggtgggtggatcacgaggtcaggagttcgagaccaacctggccaacatggtgaaaccccatctctactaaaaatacaaaaattagctggcatgttggcacatgcctgtaatcccagctacttgggaagctgaggcaggagaatcgcttgaaggtggaggttgtggtgagctgagatcacaccactgcattccagcctgggtgaaagagtgaaactcctggccgggtgcggtggctcacgtctgcaatcccagcactttgggaggcctaggcgggtggatcacaagttcaggagatcgagaccatcctggctaacacggtgaaaccccatctctactacaaatacaaaaaaattagccaggtgaggcggcgggtgcctgtagtcccagctacttgggaggctgaggcccaggctactcaggaggctgaggcaggagaatggcgtgaacctgggaggtggagctcgtAGTAAggggagatcacaccactgcactccagcctgggtgacagagtgagactccgtctcaaaaaaaaaaaaaagagtgaaagtttgtctcaaaaagaaaataaaagaaaaatgtgttctctaaatattatttttacctcctaaaggaggaagagaaaggatcttgctgtgtcagcCTCTATTATTAGTGTCCCTTCTAGAGGGCAGTAAGGGGATAGTGTTACTATCCCCTCCCAATGCCCAATTCCCAGGCGCTAGGTGGCCCCTGAATCAGGGCAGAAGGAAAACATGAAGGAAGGAACAGGGGTCCTTACCCTTTCAAAAGGTGGCCAGGCTTCTCTCAGACCCCTCCCTTCACCCCAGCAGCCACAGGTGGAGGGGACTCTGGGTTGGCAGCTTGCAAGAGAAACAAAGGTCTCTTGTTACCTGCTTCTAGGTGCTGAGATGCCTGAGCCACAAGGGAACCCAGGATCTGCCTCCCTTTGGTTTCTAGGTTTCCTATAAGACCCTGGAGGGACGGCCCAGAAAGAGCAGAGTTGatcccttcccccatccctcccTTGCCCCCTTGGACTGTCCACTTGTCTGCCCACGTAATCCCGTAGTTCCTGCTCATGAGCACAAAATGACCCCCTCTGGGAAGGAACTAGGACGGTGGTGCTCAGCCTAGGTTGCCTATGAGAACCCCCAGGGAGGCTTGAAAAACCCCATTGCTCAGCCCCGAAATCCTGAGATTCTGATCTGATTGTTCTGGGGTCGGGGGAGGGCATTGGTGAGTCCAGTCCCTACCCTCCCACCCCAACCAGGTGATTCTGCTGTGCAGCCAGGCTGGAGAGCCTGATGGAGGAGCTGCGGAACAGGGCAGAGTTGAGACGGGTGGGGGACAGGGGTAGAGCTGTAAAGGAGATGATGGGGAACCCCCAAGTTCAGTTTTGCTGCCCTGAACTACCCACCCTCAGGGAGGCCTGGTGTGACTTCAGAGTATCCCTGGTGCTCAGCCACTTCTCCCAGACCCGCTCCTACTGATCCTTCCAGCCCCTCCCTCTCAGGAATCCAAGTGCCTGGGACACCTGGGAGGGCGTAGGAAGGGGACCAGCCTGCGCATGCCCTTCTGGGAGGTTTTACCAGCCTGAGGAGATATACAGACCATGTGCTGCGTTTTTCAGAAAGCTAATTTTACTCACAACTTAGAtcatattctcttttttatttttatttttattttttttaagacggagtctcgctctgtcaccaggctggagtagtaCAGTggtgcatcttggctcactgcaacctccacctcctgggttcaagcgattctcctgcctcagcttcccaagtagctgggactacaggcgcatgccaccatgcccagctaagttttgtatttttagtagagacgagtttcaccatgttggccaggatggtcttgatctcttgaccttgtgatccacccgcctcggcctcccaaagtactggggttacaagcgtgagccaccgtgcccagcctttttttttttttttttttttgagacagggtctcactttgtcactcaggctggagtgcagtggcaggatcttggctcactacagccttgacctcctgggctcaagcgatcctcccatctcagtcccccaagtagctgtggcttacaggcatgtgtcaccatgcctggctattttttttttttttttttttttttttggtatttttagtagaaatggggttttgccatgttgctcagtctggtctcaaactcctgggctcaagcaatctgcctgcctcagcctcccaaagtgctaggattataggcatgagccaccgtgcccggccttcataTTCTTAATACTTAGCCctaaaatgttctctttttaaaaacataacgtTGACAATGGATAGTAACTGGCAGCCCTATGTTGATTCTCACTCTcctattaaacaacaacaacaacttttaATAGAAATGCCCATGTGGGGACCCACTGATCCAGATTCTGCCATGAGGAAATGCCCAGACTGGGCTCCACTCTAATCTGCACTAAAGAGCCCTCTCCTTGGGCTCTGTAGACCCTGTCCCAGCTGCCCATCTTCCTGGACTGTCCCCGGTAGCCAGGCATGTCCGTTTGCAGTCCCAAGCTGGGGAAGCTCATGTGGCCTGCCGGCTCTGCCCAGAATGCCATCCACCTCCCACTCTCTCCCAGACTAAATATCTACCTCCCACAGCAAGGCTGAGTCCTGAGCTGCCCCGCACTGGGGTTTAAGCTACAGTGCAAATACAGAGAAACAGCAGGAAAGGGCCAGGTGCTTGAGTCATACTACATTTTGAAAAGAGGaaagatctttttttaaaaaaagcattgttGCATTATAATAGAAGTATAGTAAACTTCATACTTAAAGTCTATTAGATACCCtgaaacaattttaatttgtgttttttaaaaaatgtattactcggggctgggcgcggtggctcatgcctataatcccagcactttgggaggcccaggtggacggatcacgaggtcaggagatcgagaccatcctggctaacacggtgaaaacctgtctgtactaaaacatacaaaaaatcagctgggcatggtggcgggcgcctgtagacccagctactcgggaggctgaggtaggagaatggcatgaacccgggagacagagcttgcagtgagccgagatggggccactgcactccagcctgggcgacagagggagactctgtcccaaaaaaaaaaaaaaaaaa is a window encoding:
- the ST6GALNAC2 gene encoding alpha-N-acetylgalactosaminide alpha-2,6-sialyltransferase 2, whose translation is MGLPRGSFFWLLLLLTAACSGLLFALYFSAVQRYPGPAAGARDTTSFEAFFQSKPSNSWTGKGQACRHLLHLAIQRHPHFRGLFNLSIPVLLWGDLFTPALWDRLSQHKAPYGWRGLSHQVIASTLSLLNGSESAKLLAPPRDTPPKCIRCAVVGNGGILNGSRQGPNIDAHDYVFRLNGAVIKGFERDVGTKTSFYGFTVNTMKNSLVSYWNLGFTSVPQGQDLQYIFIPSDIRDYVMLRSAILGVPVPEGLDKGDRPHTYFGPEASASKFKLLHPDFISYLTERFLKSKLINTNFGDLYMPSTGALMLLTALHTCDQVSAYGFITSNYWKFSDHYFERKMKPLIFYANHDLSLEAALWRDLHKAGILQLYQR